The sequence TTGCGGCTCCTAAAACTTTAACATTCAAGAATTATGATGATTTTTTATCGACGTTAAAACCTTCTTAGAGTGCATCCGATCATTATGCTTGTAATGGAATCTACACAAGCTTTAATTAGTGTAAGCTAAGATCCGATCCTCATGGGAAGAAGCTTCCAAGAATGGTTAGGACAACAAGATCAAGCCGTCGTCGCTAAAACACGTGCTGGTGACGAAGCAAACAAACCACTCCTAAACCAAATTAACTGGATTTGGGTAAACAATCTGATGAATCAGAAAGCAGACCTTAATCCTTCTTCAGCTGAACTACTTGACTGGGTTACTTCTGGTCAAATAGATGCAATGAGAAAATAAACGTGCAAAACACGTTATCTTTTTGTTTTTTAAATTTTTCAATCTAAATTCTACGCACATGTTTTGATTCGATCTTTTTCATAACAGAGTTATGATTTTCGATCATGGTTTAAATAGTGACCAAGCGGTATTAATTTTGTAATGCCAATAGCAATACTTCCAGACATTGATGAACAAAGATGTATCGGATGTGCACTATGTGTAGAAATCTGTACAACTCTTGGTCCTGATGTCCTTAGAGTAAAACCTGTTGAAGGCTGGAAGAGAGGTAAAGCATTTGTATTTTATCCAGAAAGATGTATTTCTGATGGTGCATGCATCGGTGTATGCCCAACAAAATCAATCTTTTGGATGAGACCAATGAATTACACTGCTGGACAACCAGTACCTCTTCACAAAAACGGTATCTTCATCAAAGGTTGGGCAGAAGACGCAGCACTATAAGCTGAATCTTTTAGCACATTCTTTTTTCTTATTTTTAATCAAACAATTGATTTTCTTTTGATCTCTTTTGGAAGAATTTTTACAAAATGTTTTAGAAACTCATCATGCTTGTCATAATGTATTTCTAAAAACTTGTTGTTTGAAAAAAAATCATTCCATGTTTTTTCAAATGTGGGAAATTCTTTTGGTTCAAAATTAATTCTAACTGTTTCATGATGTGCTGCAGGAAATATGTCTGAAATTTCTATTGGAATTAATCCCAAAATAGAATTGTATTGGCATATTTGCATAGAGTCAAAATCTTTGAATTTTCTTTTCAGTCCAGCATATTGATTAGACAAATAACCTGGTTTTGTACTGGATTCTTTTGTGATTAGTAATTTCTTTTTCTTTGATTTGAATTTCCTAACTATACTGTGATATGACTGAACTTCTGGACGATATTGATCTTCTTTAGAGTATAGGAAAATAGCTTTTTCTTTGAATTTTGGTGTACTCAAACCAAGAAACTCATAATTTTCAGTCATTACCTCAATCATTTCAAATAACTTGGGATGGGCTCTTGCTTTTTTTATAACATATTCCCATAATCGTCCCTCATGAATTGCTTGTTTTACTTTGTCAACTTCGAGCTTAATGGCATATAGGTTGTGAATTGCCAATTCGTTTATCCTGTCAACTTCATCCAGATTTCTTAATTCTTCAGGTGAGTATTTTGAGCATATTTCACAATTGCACGGAAATACCGTAATATCTGACAAGTACCTAGTTCCATCATCTGTGATGTATCTTGATTGCTTAGCATAAAGCATGTATGATGCCGAATCAAACGTGTCGCATCCCAAAGCTATGGCAAATGGTATTGTTAGCGGATGTCCTGCGCCAAAAAGATGTAATGGGATTGAATGCGGCATCTGTTTTTTTGCAGCAACTATCATTTGTGCTAATAATCTATATTCATAGGACTCCATGAACTCCACTGGACTTCCCAAAGCTAACATTTGAAAACCGATTTTGACTAGACTCTTTGTGGACTTTGCAACAAGATCAAAATGTTCGCCACCTTGGATGGGTCCGATCCAAATTTGACCGTTATCTTCACTGTTCTCAAGTGTTTGTTTTGAAACCTCAAGAGTATGCTTGACATATGCTTCTGCTTTTTTTATTGGCATTCCAAATCCGGTTGGCTTGTCAAGTGGAATTGCAAAATCAGTTAAGATTCCTTTTTCAAAATCTGCCATTTCTGGTGGTGATACTTTGACATCACCATATTCTAAAACCTGGTATCCTCCAGAGTCTGTCATGATTGCACCGTCAAAATCTATAACTTTGTGAATTCCCTTTTTTATTGCATCATCACCATAATTATTTCTAGTAATGTATGCATTTGTAATGACCAAATCAAAACCTATGTCTCTGATCTTTTTTGACGGGATTGTTTGTTTTACTGGGTGAATAACTGGAACATATGCTGGAGTCTCAATTTTACCATGATTTGTATAAAGAGTTCCGATTCTTCCAGCCAAATCCGTTTTAGATATCTCAAACAAGTAATTTCACAATCTATAAGGCGTTATTTAATCAATCAGCAAAAAATTTTTGCAAATCATTATTTTTTGTAACTAGATCAAGCCAATCTACTTTTTCATCTCCTTCATTGCTTGACATCATAACCCTCACTTTCTCTATTGCTTCTTGGATGGTTTTACCAGTAATGTCTATCTGAATTGTTTTTTCTTCAAATTTACTAATTGCATCATGCGAAATAATCCCTAGTATCTCACTCCCTGTATTTTCTCTGATTTTCTCATCAGAATATCCTCTTTCTTTGTAGACTTTGATCAAGTCGTAGGGACTCCTTCTTAAAATAATCATTTTCTTTACTTGATTTTTTTCTAACACATATGGTGCTAAATGTCCTATGATCAGATTATTTTCAGAAATTTTTTCAGCAATAATTTTCTCTAGTCTTTCAGTATCTACATCATTTGTATCCTGATTTTCTTCAAACAATCCTGCATCTTTTGCAATTTTGTTAATATCAAATATGACTAACCCTAATCTCTGAGCAATTTTTTCAGCAACGGTGTGTTTTCCGACCCCTGGATTTCCAGTAATTACTATTGACATGATATAAAATCTAACGAACTAGATTAAACGATTTCTGCAATACTAATAAGTAGAATTGAGTTTTTGACAATATTGCAAATCGGTTTACTAGGCAAAGCAAATGTGGGAAAGTCAACATTTTTCTCAGCTGCAACTGAGACTCCAGTTCCATCAGGCAATTTTCCTTTTACGACAATTGAGCCAAACGTTGGTGTGGCATATGTCAAGGCAGACTGTGCGTGCAAACATTTTGAAATTAAGCATGAAAATGAATTTTGTGTTAATGGAATTCGTTTCGTTCCAGTAAAACTCATTGATGTAGCTGGACTAGTCCCAGGAGCACATGAAGGAAAAGGATTGGGAAATCAGTTTCTTGATGATGCAAGGCAAGCTGAAGTTTTGATTCATGTAGTTGACATTGCAGGAACTACTGATATTCAGGGACAGCCAGTTCCAGCTGGAACTCATGATCCTTTGGAAGATATAGCATTTGTTCAAGATGAGTTTGATCAATGGTTTGCAGATATTCTTAGACGAGAATGGGATAAGATTACACGTGAAATAGATCAAAAGCGAGCAAAACTTG comes from Nitrosopumilus sp. and encodes:
- a CDS encoding 4Fe-4S binding protein, which translates into the protein MPIAILPDIDEQRCIGCALCVEICTTLGPDVLRVKPVEGWKRGKAFVFYPERCISDGACIGVCPTKSIFWMRPMNYTAGQPVPLHKNGIFIKGWAEDAAL
- the tgtA gene encoding tRNA guanosine(15) transglycosylase TgtA; the encoded protein is MFEISKTDLAGRIGTLYTNHGKIETPAYVPVIHPVKQTIPSKKIRDIGFDLVITNAYITRNNYGDDAIKKGIHKVIDFDGAIMTDSGGYQVLEYGDVKVSPPEMADFEKGILTDFAIPLDKPTGFGMPIKKAEAYVKHTLEVSKQTLENSEDNGQIWIGPIQGGEHFDLVAKSTKSLVKIGFQMLALGSPVEFMESYEYRLLAQMIVAAKKQMPHSIPLHLFGAGHPLTIPFAIALGCDTFDSASYMLYAKQSRYITDDGTRYLSDITVFPCNCEICSKYSPEELRNLDEVDRINELAIHNLYAIKLEVDKVKQAIHEGRLWEYVIKKARAHPKLFEMIEVMTENYEFLGLSTPKFKEKAIFLYSKEDQYRPEVQSYHSIVRKFKSKKKKLLITKESSTKPGYLSNQYAGLKRKFKDFDSMQICQYNSILGLIPIEISDIFPAAHHETVRINFEPKEFPTFEKTWNDFFSNNKFLEIHYDKHDEFLKHFVKILPKEIKRKSIV
- a CDS encoding AAA family ATPase; translated protein: MSIVITGNPGVGKHTVAEKIAQRLGLVIFDINKIAKDAGLFEENQDTNDVDTERLEKIIAEKISENNLIIGHLAPYVLEKNQVKKMIILRRSPYDLIKVYKERGYSDEKIRENTGSEILGIISHDAISKFEEKTIQIDITGKTIQEAIEKVRVMMSSNEGDEKVDWLDLVTKNNDLQKFFAD